A portion of the Musa acuminata AAA Group cultivar baxijiao chromosome BXJ1-1, Cavendish_Baxijiao_AAA, whole genome shotgun sequence genome contains these proteins:
- the LOC135678001 gene encoding V-type proton ATPase catalytic subunit A: protein MAYGDRLTTFEDSEKESEYGYVRKVSGPVVVADGMGGAAMYELVRVGYDKLIGEIIRLEGDSATIQVYEETAGLMVNDPVLRTRKPLSVELGPGILGNIFDGIQRPLKTIAIKSGDVYIPRGVSVPALDKDALWEFEPSKLGVGDLLTGGDLYATVFENTLMKHLVALPPGSMGKISYIAPAGQYNLNDTVLELEFQGVKKQFSMLQTWPVRTPRPVAAKLAADTPLLTGQRVLDALFPSVLGGTCAIPGAFGCGKTVISQALSKYSNSDTVVYVGCGERGNEMAEVLMDFPQLTMTLPDGREESVMKRTTLVANTSNMPVAAREASIYTGITIAEYFRDMGYNVSMMADSTSRWAEALREISGRLAEMPADSGYPAYLAARLASFYERAGKVKCLGGPDRTGSVTIVGAVSPPGGDFSDPVTSATLGIVQVFWGLDKKLAQRKHFPSVNWLISYSKYSKALESFYEKFDSDFIDIRTKAREVLQREDDLNEIVQLVGKDALAETDKITLETAKLLREDYLAQNAFTPYDKFCPFYKSVWMMRNIIHFNTLANQAVERAAGSDGQKITYSVIKHRLGDLFYRLVSQKFEDPAEGEEALVAKFKKLNDDLTVGFRNLEDDAR from the exons GTTTCTGGGCCAGTCGTGGTTGCCGATGGCATGGGAGGTGCTGCCATGTATGAACTTGTTCGTGTTGGTTATGATAAGCTTATTGGTGAGATTATTCGTTTGGAGGGTGATTCCGCTACAATCCAGG TTTATGAAGAAACTGCTGGTTTGATGGTCAATGACCCTGTTTTGCGAACTCGCAAG CCTCTCTCAGTCGAGTTGGGACCTGGAATTTTGGGCAACATTTTTGATGGAATTCAG CGGCCTCTGAAAACTATTGCTATAAAATCTGGTGATGTCTACATCCCTCGTGGTGTTTCTGTCCCTGCACTTGACAAGGATGCATTGTGGGAATTTGAGCCCAGTAAATTAG GTGTCGGAGATCTTCTGACTGGTGGTGATTTATATGCA ACTGTCTTTGAGAACACATTGATGAAGCACCTTGTTGCTCTTCCTCCTGGTTCCATGGGGAAAATAAGTTATATTGCTCCTGCTGGTCAATACAACCTGAAT GATACAGTCCTGGAGCTGGAGTTTCAAGGTGTTAAAAAGCAGTTCAGTATGCTTCAG ACATGGCCAGTACGTACTCCAAGGCCAGTTGCAGCAAAGCTTGCTGCTGATACACCTCTATTAACAGGACAG CGTGTGCTAGATGCTCTCTTTCCTTCTGTTCTTGGAGGCACTTGTGCTATACCTGGAGCTTTTGGTTGTGGAAAAACAGTCATCAGCCAGGCACTCTCAAAG TACTCTAATTCTGACACGGTGGTGTATGTTGGCTGTGGAGAAAGAGGAAATGAAATGGCTGAG GTGCTTATGGATTTCCCGCAATTGACAATGACATTACCTGATGGCCGTGAAGAATCTGTCATGAAGAGAACAACACTTGTGGCAAACACTTCCAACATGCCTGTGGCTGCTCGTGAAGCTTCCATATATACAG GCATCACAATAGCAGAATATTTCCGAGATATGGGATACAATGTCAGCATGATGGCTGATTCTACGTCCCGATGGGCAGAAGCCTTGCGTGAGATCTCAGGCCGACTG GCTGAAATGCCAGCAGATAGTGGTTATCCTGCATATCTTGCAGCACGTTTAGCTTCCTTCTATGAACGTGCTGGTAAAGTGAAGTGTCTGGGTGGGCCAGACCGAACCGGGAGTGTCACAATCGTTGGTGCTGTTTCCCCTCCGGGGGGTGATTTTTCAGACCCTGTTACTTCTGCAACTCTTGGTATTGTTCAG GTCTTTTGGGGACTAGATAAGAAGCTGGCTCAGAGAAAGCATTTTCCATCTGTGAATTGGCTTATTTCATATTCCAAGTACTCAAAG GCATTGGAATCTTTCTATGAGAAATTTGATTCAGATTTCATTGACATCCGGACAAAGGCTCGTGAGGTACTACAGAGAGAAGATGATCTGAATGAAATTGTGCAG CTTGTTGGTAAAGATGCATTAGCTGAGACGGACAAGATCACACTAGAGACTGCAAAACTTTTACGGGAAGATTATCTGGCACAAAATGCATTCACTCC CTATGATAAATTCTGCCCATTCTACAAATCAGTTTGGATGATGCGGAACATTATTCATTTCAATACTTTGGCAAATCAG GCAGTGGAGCGAGCAGCAGGTTCTGATGGCCAAAAGATCACTTACAGTGTTATCAAACATCGGTTGGGTGACCTTTTCTACCGTCTAGT GTCTCAAAAATTTGAAGATCCTGCAGAAGGTGAGGAAGCTCTTGTTGCAAAATTCAAGAAATTGAATGATGACCTCACTGTTGGATTCCGCAACCTTGAAGATGACGCACGATGA
- the LOC135677833 gene encoding cryptochrome DASH, chloroplastic/mitochondrial-like, with protein MTCIIRASSSSPSFFPSKLPSFHSKPAPNPPLFDLRLLMSIVADPSPRGTDDRRLAARCHAVPGLSADEVIAASDEAFGRHSSPSLKRSGSGVAIMWFRNDLRLMDNEALVRAWAASESVLPVYCVDPRNFGATHYFGFPKTGALRAQFLIECLEDLKKNLMKRGLNLLVRFGKPEDILPSIARVFSAHTVYAQKETCSEELLVEKLVLKGLQQVVLPQGGTSNQKSVGPKLVLVWGSSMYHIDDIPFSTKNLPDVYTQFRKAVESKCSIRGCFKLPVSLGPPPNTGLDQIDGWGTIPTLEQLGLKESKHEQGIHFLGGENAALGRISEYFWKKDLLRVYKETRNGMMGPDYSTKFSPWLASGSLSPRYIYEEVRRYEKQRVANDSTYWVLFELIWRDYFKFISMKHGNSIFHLGGPRNVVSKWSQDRSLFESWRDGRTGYPLIDANMKELSTTGFMSNRGRQIVCSFLVRDMGIDWRMGAEWFETCLLDYDPASNYGNWTYGAGVGNDPREDRYFSIPKQAKTYDPEGDYVAYWLPELRQLPKERRNFPGQSYIKQIVPLKFGNTHQSTHASNGRSENTHHSHVRKGRRQNKM; from the exons ATGACTTGCATCATCCGCGCTTCCTCATCCTCCCCATCCTTCTTCCCCTCCAAACTCCCTTCCTTCCATTCAAAACCCGCCCCTAATCCTCCCCTCTTCGATCTCCGCCTCCTCATGAGCATCGTCGCTGACCCTTCTCCCCGCGGCACCGACGATCGCCGGCTCGCGGCCCGATGCCACGCGGTCCCCGGACTAAGCGCCGACGAGGTCATCGCTGCTTCCGATGAGGCCTTTGGGAGGCATTCTTCTCCCAGTCTGAAGCGCAGCGGCAGTGGCGTCGCGATAATGTGGTTCAGGAACGACCTCCGGTTGATGGATAATGAGGCTCTGGTGCGGGCTTGGGCGGCATCGGAATCGGTGCTGCCGGTGTATTGTGTCGATCCTCGCAACTTTGGGGCCACCCATTACTTCGGCTTCCCGAAAACCGGAG CCTTGAGGGCACAATTTCTCATTGAATGCCTGGAAGATCTGAAGAAGAATTTGATGAAACGAGGGCTAAACTTGCTAGTACGATTCGGGAAGCCAGAGGACATCCTTCCTTCAATTGCAAGAGTTTTCAGTGCCCATACA GTTTATGCGCAGAAGGAAACATGCAGTGAGGAGCTTCTGGTTGAAAAGCTTGTTCTAAAGGGTTTGCAACAAGTGGTGCTACCTCAAGGTGGAACTTCGAACCAAAAGTCTGTCGGTCCAAAATTAGTTCTTGTCTGGGGAAGTTCTATGTACCACATTGATGATATTCCATTCAGCACAAAAAACTTACCAGATGTATATACACAGTTCCGCAAG GCTGTTGAATCAAAGTGTTCAATCAGGGGTTGTTTCAAGTTGCCGGTGTCACTTGGGCCACCTCCAAACACTGGTTTGGATCAAATCGATGGATGGGGAACCATTCCAACTCTTGAGCAACTTGGGCTAAAGGAGTCAAAG CATGAACAGGGAATTCATTTTCTCGGAGGTGAAAATGCAGCTCTAGGAAGGATTTCCGAGTACTTCTGGAAGAAG GATTTGTTAAGGGTTTACAAAGAAACAAGGAATGGCATGATGGGGCCAGACTATTCCACAAAGTTCTCACCATGGCTTGCTTCAGGGAGCCTCTCTCCCCGTTATATATATGAGGAG GTCCGCAGATATGAGAAGCAGAGAGTAGCAAATGACTCCACATACTG GGTTTTATTTGAACTGATATGGAGGGACTACTTCAAGTTTATATCTATGAAACATGGGAATTCTATTTTTCATCTAG GGGGTCCAAGAAATGTGGTGTCAAAGTGGAGCCAAGACAGATCATTGTTTGAATCTTGGAGAGATGGTCGCACTGG CTACCCCCTCATCGATGCAAACATGAAAGAATTATCCACCACAGGCTTCATGTCGAACCGAGGGCGCCAG ATCGTCTGCTCATTTCTTGTTCGAGACATGGGCATAGACTGGCGCATGGGGGCTGAATGGTTTGAGACATGCCTACTAGATTACGATCCAGCTTCAAATTATGGAAACTGGACTTATGGAGCTG GAGTTGGTAATGATCCAAGGGAAGATCGGTATTTTAGCATCCCAAAGCAA GCCAAAACCTATGATCCTGAAGGCGACTATGTTGCTTACTGGTTGCCGGAGCTACGACAACTCCCCAAGGAGAGAAGAAATTTTCCAGGGCAGTCATATATTAAGCAAATCGTGCCTCTAAAATTTGGGAACACACATCAGAGTACTCATGCCAGCAACGGGAGAAGTGAGAACACACATCATAGTCATGTCAGAAAAGGGAGAAGACAGAACAAAATGTAA